From a single Deltaproteobacteria bacterium genomic region:
- a CDS encoding YbhB/YbcL family Raf kinase inhibitor-like protein has protein sequence MKLTSSAFQHGGKVPVKYTCDGENINPPLTISDVPSGTKSLVLIMDDLDVPKYLRADGMWDHWVVFNIPASLSDIKEGEEPDGTHGIGTSGNLKYNGPCPPDREHRYFFKLYALDTELDLTEKATKKQVEKAMEGHILAETELMGRYERS, from the coding sequence ATGAAACTTACAAGTTCTGCCTTTCAGCACGGAGGAAAGGTACCTGTAAAGTACACTTGTGATGGAGAAAACATCAATCCCCCATTAACAATATCTGATGTCCCTTCTGGGACAAAAAGCTTGGTCTTGATAATGGACGACCTAGATGTTCCAAAGTATCTCCGAGCAGATGGTATGTGGGACCACTGGGTTGTCTTTAACATCCCTGCGAGTTTATCTGATATCAAAGAAGGAGAAGAACCTGACGGTACTCATGGAATTGGAACCAGCGGGAACTTGAAATACAATGGTCCCTGTCCGCCCGATAGAGAACACCGGTATTTTTTTAAACTTTATGCTTTAGATACGGAATTGGATCTTACGGAAAAAGCAACCAAAAAGCAGGTTGAAAAAGCAATGGAAGGTCATATTCTTGCAGAGACAGAATTAATGGGAAGGTATGAAAGAAGCTAA
- a CDS encoding DUF5320 domain-containing protein, with the protein MPWGDGTGPWGFGPMTGRAAGYCAGYPMPGYANPAFPRWGWGRGRGRGRGRGWWGRGRGYRRMYWAAGPRGLGRFGYGTSWGWGAPAAWW; encoded by the coding sequence ATGCCTTGGGGCGATGGAACAGGTCCTTGGGGATTTGGTCCTATGACCGGTAGAGCGGCCGGCTATTGTGCTGGCTATCCGATGCCTGGTTACGCCAACCCCGCTTTCCCAAGATGGGGATGGGGAAGAGGAAGAGGAAGAGGAAGGGGAAGGGGTTGGTGGGGGCGCGGTCGTGGCTACCGTCGTATGTATTGGGCCGCAGGACCTCGTGGTCTAGGGAGGTTTGGGTATGGTACCTCCTGGGGCTGGGGAGCTCCTGCAGCATGGTGGTAG
- a CDS encoding ribonuclease Z, whose product MDCVLVGSGGMMPMHYRFLTSLAIRHQGQLYIFDAGEGAQLNLKRARLGIKPLRVLAISHLHGDHCLGVPGLLMMRAQVPDPGPLTILGPPGIKCFVSQLHELIDFFINFPIHFVEWHKTIPEVAYQDELVLIRWAPLKHTAFCLGYRLEEHSRPGKFRPGAARALGVPLGPLWGKLQKGEHVTLEDGTLISPDQVLGRPRPGRHVCYAVDTRPNKALYRLCQDADLAFLDGMFLPKHRAEAEAKGHMTVDEAARVASRAGVRQVVLVHISPRYRDDEMEELTKAAAEGFERAEMGRDLQLYPVSYRDG is encoded by the coding sequence ATGGATTGTGTGCTTGTCGGTTCAGGCGGCATGATGCCCATGCATTATCGGTTTCTTACCTCCCTGGCTATCCGCCACCAGGGGCAACTCTACATCTTCGATGCTGGGGAGGGGGCCCAGCTCAACCTCAAAAGGGCGAGACTGGGCATCAAGCCCCTCCGGGTCCTGGCCATCAGCCACCTCCATGGGGATCACTGTCTGGGCGTTCCAGGTCTGTTGATGATGCGAGCCCAGGTGCCTGACCCCGGTCCCCTTACGATCCTTGGACCGCCGGGGATCAAATGTTTCGTTTCCCAGCTTCACGAACTGATCGACTTTTTCATCAACTTCCCTATCCACTTCGTGGAATGGCACAAAACTATCCCAGAGGTGGCCTACCAGGATGAATTGGTTCTCATCCGCTGGGCCCCACTGAAGCATACTGCCTTCTGCCTGGGATACCGTCTCGAAGAACACAGCCGTCCCGGAAAGTTTAGACCCGGGGCTGCCCGAGCCCTGGGCGTTCCCTTAGGCCCACTGTGGGGCAAATTGCAAAAGGGAGAACATGTGACCTTAGAAGATGGGACCCTCATTTCGCCGGACCAGGTATTAGGAAGGCCCAGACCAGGACGTCATGTCTGTTATGCTGTGGATACCCGGCCTAACAAGGCCCTGTATCGCCTGTGTCAGGACGCGGATCTGGCCTTTTTGGATGGTATGTTTCTCCCGAAACACCGGGCAGAAGCGGAGGCCAAAGGACATATGACTGTGGACGAAGCCGCACGCGTGGCCTCAAGAGCTGGGGTCCGGCAGGTAGTCCTCGTGCATATCAGCCCCCGGTACCGGGATGATGAGATGGAAGAACTCACCAAGGCCGCAGCCGAGGGGTTTGAGCGCGCCGAGATGGGTCGAGACCTACAGTTGTACCCAGTCTCCTATCGAGATGGGTAA
- a CDS encoding Smr/MutS family protein: MDEPEPIEVPIDGTLDLHTFQPREVKELVPDYLAACRERGILKVRIIHGKGTGAMLRTVHSILGQMSEVASFRLAGEDAGGWGATIVVLRPVEAPSPAETHKQEGGLP; encoded by the coding sequence ATGGACGAGCCCGAACCCATTGAAGTCCCTATCGATGGCACACTGGACCTGCATACCTTTCAGCCTCGTGAGGTGAAAGAACTGGTGCCCGACTACCTGGCCGCCTGCCGAGAACGGGGAATCCTCAAGGTACGCATCATTCACGGCAAAGGTACTGGAGCCATGCTACGGACGGTCCACTCAATCCTTGGCCAGATGTCGGAAGTGGCTTCATTCCGGTTGGCAGGAGAGGATGCAGGGGGATGGGGGGCAACAATCGTGGTGCTAAGGCCAGTGGAAGCTCCCTCTCCGGCCGAAACCCATAAGCAGGAAGGAGGACTTCCTTAA
- a CDS encoding AarF/ABC1/UbiB kinase family protein, protein MLSIRKIGVIGRTYRHLNRYRQILRVLFKYGFGDLIDILRVEQYLEIGLQKISRKRREQIEKLTRAERVRKALEELGPTFVKLGQILSTRPDLIPLEYIQELSKLQDQVPPFPYDDVIEIMKSETGKFPEEIFQRFENTPLAAASIGQVHKAQLKDTEEVVIKVQRPGIRRIIEVDLEIMLHLATLMERHLEELGVLRPTRIVEEFARSLEKEINYTTEASHIERFARQFIDDETIYVPKVFREITTERILTMEYIDGIKASEVDCLRQEGYDLQEIARRGANLIMKQIFVHGFFHADPHPGNIFILPNNAICYLDFGMMGRISRQEREDFTDLVMQVVRRDEKKVVDSMLKLTYYDEEPDRSKLERDLAECIDQHLYRSLKELEVGRLLQQLLDIVTRHRLCLKPNLFLMMKAFSTAEGLGRMLDPDFEIIKHAEPFIRHIQLSRLSPKRIAEDMIDYGTESVHLLKEIPGELRAILKQVREGKVKIEFEHRGLDLMLSTHDRISNRIAFAIVLASLIIGSSLVALSDIPPKWLEIPIIGLAGFIVAGVMGFWLLVSILRRGRM, encoded by the coding sequence GTGCTGAGCATTAGAAAAATTGGCGTCATAGGACGCACATACCGTCACCTCAACCGCTACCGGCAGATACTCCGTGTTCTCTTTAAATACGGCTTTGGGGATCTTATAGACATCCTGAGGGTAGAACAATATCTTGAAATTGGCCTTCAAAAGATTTCCAGAAAACGACGGGAGCAGATAGAGAAATTGACCAGGGCCGAGAGGGTTAGAAAGGCCTTGGAAGAGCTAGGGCCAACTTTTGTCAAGCTGGGTCAGATACTTTCTACCCGTCCGGACCTCATTCCCTTAGAATATATACAAGAGCTTTCAAAACTCCAAGACCAGGTACCTCCATTTCCCTATGACGATGTCATAGAAATTATGAAATCGGAGACTGGTAAATTCCCAGAAGAGATATTCCAACGATTCGAAAATACTCCGCTTGCCGCCGCTTCCATAGGCCAGGTGCATAAGGCACAGCTAAAGGACACCGAGGAAGTGGTTATAAAGGTTCAACGCCCTGGCATCCGAAGGATCATAGAGGTTGACCTTGAAATAATGCTCCATCTGGCCACTCTTATGGAGCGGCACTTGGAAGAATTGGGGGTCCTCCGCCCTACCAGGATCGTTGAGGAATTCGCTCGCAGCCTCGAAAAGGAGATAAACTACACCACTGAGGCATCACATATCGAGCGTTTTGCCAGACAGTTTATAGATGATGAAACTATTTACGTCCCCAAGGTCTTTCGTGAAATAACAACTGAGCGTATCCTTACCATGGAGTATATAGACGGCATCAAGGCCTCCGAGGTCGATTGTCTTCGACAAGAGGGATACGATCTTCAGGAAATCGCAAGACGTGGTGCCAATTTGATTATGAAACAAATTTTTGTCCACGGTTTCTTCCATGCCGACCCCCACCCAGGAAACATCTTCATTCTACCGAATAATGCTATCTGTTATCTTGATTTTGGCATGATGGGGCGTATAAGTCGCCAAGAGCGGGAGGACTTTACAGACCTAGTCATGCAAGTTGTTCGCAGGGACGAAAAAAAGGTCGTGGACTCTATGCTCAAGCTCACCTATTACGATGAGGAGCCAGACAGAAGCAAACTTGAAAGAGATCTGGCCGAATGTATTGACCAGCATTTATATCGCTCTCTGAAGGAATTGGAAGTTGGAAGACTGCTGCAGCAACTCCTAGATATAGTCACCAGACATAGATTGTGCCTTAAACCTAATCTGTTTCTCATGATGAAGGCGTTCAGCACCGCCGAAGGGCTGGGCAGGATGTTGGATCCGGATTTTGAGATAATAAAGCATGCCGAACCTTTTATCCGACACATCCAATTGAGCCGCCTTAGCCCAAAAAGAATCGCCGAAGATATGATTGACTATGGAACCGAATCTGTTCACCTTCTAAAGGAAATTCCCGGGGAGCTACGTGCGATCCTCAAACAGGTCAGGGAGGGCAAGGTAAAAATAGAATTTGAGCATCGTGGGCTGGACCTGATGCTTTCCACCCATGACCGAATCAGCAATCGCATTGCCTTTGCCATTGTGCTGGCATCTCTGATTATTGGCTCTTCTCTCGTCGCGCTTTCTGACATTCCTCCAAAATGGCTCGAGATACCGATTATTGGTCTTGCTGGTTTCATTGTCGCAGGTGTTATGGGATTCTGGCTTCTGGTATCAATCCTAAGGCGTGGGAGGATGTAG